One Anas platyrhynchos isolate ZD024472 breed Pekin duck chromosome 2, IASCAAS_PekinDuck_T2T, whole genome shotgun sequence DNA segment encodes these proteins:
- the CMTM7 gene encoding CKLF-like MARVEL transmembrane domain-containing protein 7, with translation MSHGARVIRTGVSSAGPASTSPPAASSSASASSDGELVDGAYFRSCAGMLKVAQMISLLVAFISINNSQWTNYSAYSYFQIVAMCDLVMVLFFYIIHIFRIYRMLTCVSWPLAEFLHYLIGTILLLIASIVAASKSYNVTGLVAGATFGFLATILCVLSIWSSYKVSCITQSTNAAV, from the exons ATGTCGCACGGGGCGCGGGTCATCCGCACCGGTGTCAGCAGCGCAGGGCCGGCGTCCACATCGCCTCCCGCCGCTTCTTCCAGCGCCTCAGCGAGCTCGGACGGGGAGCTGGTGGACGGCGCCTATTTCCGCTCGTGTGCCGGCATGCTGAAGGTGGCCCAGATG atctCGCTGCTGGTCGCATTCATCAGCATAAACAATTCTCAGTGGACGAATTACAGTGCATACAGCTACTTCCAGATTGTCGCCATGTGCGACTTGGTTATGGTTTTGTTCTTCTACATCATCCACATTTTCAGAATCTACAGGATGCTCACTTGTGTCAGCTGGCCCCTTGCG GAGtttcttcattatttaattGGTACCATTCTGCTCCTCATTGCATCCATCGTAGCAGCATCGAAGAGTTACAATGTGACTGGCCTTGTGGCTGGAGCG actTTTGGATTCCTAGCTACAATCCTTTGTGTTTTAAGCATCTGGTCATCCTACAAGGTTTCTTGCATTACCCAGTCAACAA